The Syntrophaceae bacterium genomic interval GGAGCCGGATCGGTCGGATCGGTTCGCCGTTCCAGCCGAGCGGCTTTATCGGGATCTGGTTCCCTTCGGACCGGCCTATCGGAACGCCAGGGACCCCATTGAGATCTGGGAGGAAGGCGCGAAGGCCGTTGTGGAGGCCCCGACCGGAGGAGATTCCCGGCGGTTTCTCGGATCTCCCTTCCCGCTGGATGCAGCCTTGCACGTTGCCTGCGCCTGGTGCCAGCGCTACGGCGACACGGTGGCGCTCCCCGTCGGTTTCGGGAGCCGGCGAATCGTCCGGCCGGTCGAACCCGGCGAGTCCTGCCGGGCGTGGATCGCTGCAAAAGGCTTATCGGAGGGGGTGTTCCTCTTCGACATCCTGATCCTGGATTCCGGCGATCGTCTGCGGGAGGAGCTGTCGGGAGTCCGGATGCGGGACGTGACCCGGGGCCGTATCAGGCCGCCGGCGTGGATTCGGGAAGGATTCGGACGATCCGCCGGATGATTCGCCGATAAACCGGAGCCCCTGCTTGACTTTTCGGGGAACGGAACGATACAAGGAGCCGGGGAATCGGGAGGAGGCGACAGCCTCTCCTGCGATGGAAATCCGGGAGGCGATCCCGAAAGATCCCGATTTCAGAAAGGTGTTTTGGACAGGATCATGACGCGTGAGGCGATCGAAGCCGAAATCCGGCGGATTTTTCTTCAGGAGTTCGAGATAGAAGACCCGGCCATGGACGTGGATCTCCGGGAGGCCTACCAGTTCGACAGCATCGACGCCATCGAGCTGCTGGTGGAGATCGAGCGGTTTCTGGGTTCCGAGCTGACCATGGAGGAGAAGAAGCGGGCCATGGACATCCGAACGGTCCGCCAGATCTGTTCTTACGTGGAAGAACTCGTGCGGGCCCGCCGACCCGGCGGAAGCCTTCCCATCGGAGACTTATGCAAAGAAGGGTCGTAATCACCGCAGCCTCCGCCATTACACCCATCGGCCACGGCCGGGAGGATATCCTGCGCAGCCTCCGCGAGGGCTACTCCGGCGTGAAGCCCCTCCGGCAGGACGATCTCCTGGCGCCCTTCATCCATTCCCAGGTCTTTGGCACCGTCGATTACCCCATTCCCTTCGACTTCAAGCGGGTCAACCGGAAGACCATGGGACCCGTCAGCTACTACGCATGCCAGGTGGCGAAAGAGGTCCTCGAGGCCTCCGGCCTGGAGCAGGAATTCATCACCTCCGGCCGGCTGGGCGTGGCCTTCGGATCCACCCATGGCAGTCCCACGGTGCAGCGGGACATCTACAAGGTCTTTCACAGCAGGGATCGGGCGGGCGTTTCCTCCATCGGGGCGGTGGACTACCTGAAGTCCATGGTCCATACGACAGCTGTGAACATCACCAAGATGTTCGGCATCACCGGTCGTGTCATTGCCTCGTCGACAGCCTGTACCACCAGCAGCCAGTCCATCGGGTTCGGGTACGAGGCTGTCCGGTACGGCATGCAGGACGCCATGCTCTGCGGTGGGGCGGACGAATACGACACCACCACGGTGGCCGTCTTCGACAACCTTCTTGCCTGTTCCACCGCCTTCAATGACGAGCCCGGCCGGACGCCCCGTCCCTTCGACGTCCGCCGCGACGGCCTCGTGGTGGGAGAGGGGGCGGGAGCGGTTCTCCTGGAGGAATACGAGTCCGCCCGGAGGCGGGGAGCGACCATCCTGGCGGAGGTGGTCGGGTTCGCCTGCAACAACAACGGCGGGGACCTGATCCTGCCGAACCTGGCGGGAATCCGCGAGACGCTGCGCCTGGCGCTCCGGGATGCCGACATGGCGCCCGACGAGATCGATCTTGTCAGCGCCCACGCGACGGCCACGAAGATGGGGGACATCATCGAGGCCCAGGCCATTTCCGCCGTCTACGGCGACCGTCCCCTCGTCACGGCCCTGAAGAGCTACATGGGGCACACCATGGCCTCCTGCGGGGTGATCGAGACGATCCTGATTCTCTATATGATGCAGGAGGGGTTTGTCGCCCCGACCCTGAACCTGGAGGAGGTGGATGAGCGGTGCGCCATGATCCGTCATGTCCCCTCTCTCGTGAAGACTCCCGTTCGGGCTGCGGCCGTCCAGAACTTCGCCTTCGGAGGGGTCAATACGGGCCTCATCCTCCGGAAGGAACCGTGAT includes:
- a CDS encoding acyl carrier protein, translating into MTREAIEAEIRRIFLQEFEIEDPAMDVDLREAYQFDSIDAIELLVEIERFLGSELTMEEKKRAMDIRTVRQICSYVEELVRARRPGGSLPIGDLCKEGS
- a CDS encoding 3-oxoacyl-ACP synthase, which encodes MQRRVVITAASAITPIGHGREDILRSLREGYSGVKPLRQDDLLAPFIHSQVFGTVDYPIPFDFKRVNRKTMGPVSYYACQVAKEVLEASGLEQEFITSGRLGVAFGSTHGSPTVQRDIYKVFHSRDRAGVSSIGAVDYLKSMVHTTAVNITKMFGITGRVIASSTACTTSSQSIGFGYEAVRYGMQDAMLCGGADEYDTTTVAVFDNLLACSTAFNDEPGRTPRPFDVRRDGLVVGEGAGAVLLEEYESARRRGATILAEVVGFACNNNGGDLILPNLAGIRETLRLALRDADMAPDEIDLVSAHATATKMGDIIEAQAISAVYGDRPLVTALKSYMGHTMASCGVIETILILYMMQEGFVAPTLNLEEVDERCAMIRHVPSLVKTPVRAAAVQNFAFGGVNTGLILRKEP